In one Mycobacteroides chelonae genomic region, the following are encoded:
- the glpK gene encoding glycerol kinase GlpK: MADFVASIDQGTTSTRAMIFNHRGEEVGRHQLEHQQLLPRAGWVEHNPVEIWERTWSVLATSLNVTGLSAGDLAAVGVTNQRETTLVWNRHTGRPYCNAIVWQDTRTDKIATALDRDGRGDVIREKAGLPPATYFSGGKLQWILENIDGVRRDAENGDALFGTPDSWVIWNLTGGIRGGVHVTDVTNASRTMLMNLETLDWDDELLSFFSIPRQMLPPIKASSPVEPFGLTTHMGPLGGEVPIAGDLGDQQAAMVGQVCLSPGEAKNTYGTGNFLLLNTGEELVHSRNGLLTTVCYQFGNNKPVYALEGSIAVTGSAVQWLRDQLGIISGASQSEDLARQVEDNGGVYFVPAFSGLFAPYWRSDARGAIVGLSRFNTNAHLARATLEAICYQSREVVEAMEADSGVHLEVLKVDGGITANKLCMQIQADTLGVDVVKPVVAETTALGAAYAAGLAVGFWKDPDDLRRNWQEDERWSPSISEQQRADGFAGWKKAVQRTLDWVDVS, encoded by the coding sequence ATGGCTGATTTCGTGGCATCGATCGACCAGGGCACCACCAGCACGCGTGCCATGATCTTCAACCACCGCGGCGAGGAGGTCGGTCGCCACCAATTGGAGCATCAGCAGCTGCTGCCGCGGGCAGGTTGGGTGGAGCACAATCCGGTGGAGATCTGGGAACGCACCTGGTCGGTGCTGGCCACATCGCTCAACGTGACCGGATTGTCGGCCGGGGACCTCGCGGCTGTGGGGGTGACCAATCAGCGCGAGACCACCCTGGTGTGGAACCGTCACACCGGCAGGCCGTATTGCAATGCCATCGTGTGGCAGGACACTCGCACCGACAAGATCGCGACAGCACTGGATCGGGACGGGCGCGGTGATGTCATTCGCGAAAAGGCCGGATTGCCGCCTGCCACATACTTTTCCGGCGGGAAGCTGCAGTGGATTCTGGAGAATATCGATGGTGTGCGCCGCGATGCGGAGAACGGTGATGCGCTCTTCGGCACCCCCGACAGCTGGGTGATCTGGAACCTCACCGGAGGCATTCGCGGTGGGGTACACGTCACCGACGTGACCAATGCCAGCCGCACGATGCTGATGAACCTGGAGACCCTGGATTGGGACGACGAGCTGCTGTCGTTCTTTTCCATTCCACGCCAGATGCTTCCGCCGATCAAGGCGTCGTCGCCGGTCGAGCCGTTTGGCCTCACGACCCATATGGGGCCGCTCGGCGGTGAGGTGCCCATTGCCGGCGACCTGGGGGATCAGCAGGCGGCGATGGTGGGGCAGGTGTGCCTGAGCCCCGGCGAGGCCAAGAACACCTATGGCACCGGGAACTTCTTGCTACTCAACACCGGTGAAGAATTGGTCCATTCGCGCAACGGGCTCTTGACCACCGTGTGTTACCAGTTCGGGAACAACAAGCCGGTGTACGCGCTGGAAGGTTCCATCGCGGTGACCGGTTCGGCGGTGCAGTGGCTGCGTGACCAGCTCGGCATCATCAGCGGTGCCTCACAAAGCGAGGACTTGGCTCGTCAGGTCGAGGACAACGGCGGTGTCTACTTCGTACCGGCCTTTTCGGGTCTGTTCGCGCCGTATTGGCGTTCGGACGCCCGTGGCGCGATTGTGGGTCTTTCCCGGTTCAACACCAACGCGCATTTGGCGCGCGCAACACTCGAGGCGATCTGTTATCAGAGCCGCGAAGTGGTTGAGGCCATGGAGGCGGACTCAGGTGTGCACCTAGAGGTACTCAAGGTGGATGGAGGCATCACAGCCAACAAGCTCTGCATGCAGATCCAGGCCGATACGTTGGGCGTCGATGTCGTCAAACCCGTTGTCGCCGAGACGACCGCACTCGGCGCGGCATATGCGGCGGGATTGGCCGTCGGCTTCTGGAAGGACCCCGACGACCTTCGGCGGAACTGGCAGGAGGACGAGCGCTGGAGCCCGTCGATCAGTGAACAGCAGCGGGCCGACGGATTCGCCGGCTGGAAGAAGGCCGTGCAGCGCACGTTGGACTGGGTCGACGTGAGCTAG
- a CDS encoding PadR family transcriptional regulator, which yields MTSHEERADQFRPDTPFGFGFGFDPTRRGPGRRHGGRQHDCDPRGEFQEQAWAGRRGPGAFMERGFGPGFGRGFGPGFGPFGFGFGDPQRGRGRGRGRRGDVRAAILALLAERPMHGYEMIREIAERSNNIWRPSPGSVYPTLQLLVDEGLIVEAEGSGSRKQFELTEEGKAGAAKLDTPPWDKINEDADPSVLDLRSALGQLMGAVAQSAHAASAEQQQRIIEIVNSARKQIYGILGETD from the coding sequence ATGACTTCCCATGAGGAAAGGGCCGATCAGTTCCGGCCCGACACACCCTTTGGTTTCGGATTCGGTTTCGACCCCACACGTCGCGGACCAGGTCGGCGCCACGGCGGTCGTCAGCACGACTGCGATCCGCGCGGCGAGTTCCAGGAGCAAGCCTGGGCTGGGCGACGCGGACCCGGCGCGTTCATGGAACGTGGGTTCGGACCCGGGTTCGGACGTGGATTCGGTCCCGGCTTTGGTCCTTTCGGATTCGGTTTCGGTGACCCGCAGCGTGGACGCGGACGGGGACGTGGCCGGCGCGGCGACGTCCGGGCCGCCATCCTGGCGCTGCTCGCCGAACGCCCGATGCACGGCTACGAGATGATCCGCGAGATCGCCGAACGCAGTAACAACATCTGGCGGCCGAGCCCCGGTTCGGTGTATCCGACACTGCAACTGCTCGTCGACGAGGGCCTCATCGTTGAGGCCGAGGGCAGCGGCAGCCGCAAGCAGTTCGAGCTCACCGAAGAAGGCAAAGCGGGCGCGGCCAAACTCGATACCCCGCCCTGGGACAAGATCAATGAGGACGCCGACCCATCGGTCCTCGATCTTCGTTCCGCACTCGGCCAGCTGATGGGTGCGGTCGCGCAGTCGGCCCACGCCGCCTCAGCCGAGCAGCAGCAGCGGATTATCGAGATCGTCAACTCTGCCCGCAAGCAGATCTACGGCATCTTGGGTGAGACCGACTGA
- a CDS encoding cation:proton antiporter, with the protein MGGFGFPTLAIVVVVGMVGPLLALNTRLRIPVVIGELLAGIIIGRTGFGWIDAFDPTFKMFADVGFALVMFVAGTHVPIRDRTMVAALPKAALRAVVVGAVGAVLGVLLANAFHTGHAPLYAVLIASSSAALVLPIIDSLSLEGPKVLSTTAQVAIADTASIVLLPLVIDLKHAPRAAVGAVAVAACAGIVFLILRALDRAGKLDRFHDYSKQRRVAMELRISLAIVFGLAALAVKTHVSIMLAGFALGLVVAGIGEPRRLAKQLFGFTEGFFSPLFFVWLGASLHVRELGENPKLMLLGLGLGGAAVLAHMVGRIFGQPVSLGALAAAQLGVPIAAAAIGEQQQSLLHGEAAALILGALVTIVAATLGGSLYAKTSIRNQPGVAKPEGPRGGSDGSDAADAAGGPAQPTGGTGNGAAG; encoded by the coding sequence ATGGGCGGATTTGGATTTCCGACCCTGGCGATCGTCGTCGTCGTCGGAATGGTGGGGCCGCTGCTCGCGCTCAATACGCGGCTGCGGATCCCCGTTGTCATCGGCGAATTGCTCGCCGGAATCATCATCGGACGCACCGGGTTTGGCTGGATCGATGCGTTCGATCCCACGTTCAAGATGTTCGCCGACGTCGGATTCGCACTGGTCATGTTCGTCGCCGGCACGCATGTGCCCATACGCGATAGGACAATGGTGGCCGCGCTACCCAAGGCGGCGCTGCGCGCCGTCGTGGTGGGTGCAGTCGGCGCAGTGTTGGGAGTGCTGCTGGCCAACGCGTTCCACACGGGGCATGCACCGCTGTACGCGGTGCTCATCGCGTCCTCCTCGGCGGCGCTGGTGCTGCCGATCATCGACTCCCTGAGCCTGGAAGGGCCCAAGGTATTGAGCACCACCGCGCAGGTGGCCATCGCCGATACCGCATCGATTGTTCTGTTGCCCTTGGTTATCGACCTCAAGCATGCGCCCAGGGCGGCCGTCGGTGCGGTGGCCGTGGCGGCGTGCGCGGGCATTGTTTTCCTGATCCTGCGGGCGCTCGATCGGGCCGGAAAGCTCGATCGGTTCCACGATTATTCCAAGCAGCGCCGGGTGGCCATGGAGCTGCGGATCAGCCTGGCCATCGTCTTCGGGCTGGCGGCGCTGGCCGTGAAGACTCACGTGTCGATCATGTTGGCCGGGTTCGCTCTGGGCTTGGTCGTCGCGGGCATCGGGGAGCCGCGCCGACTTGCCAAGCAGCTGTTCGGCTTCACCGAAGGCTTCTTCTCGCCACTGTTCTTCGTCTGGCTGGGGGCCTCCCTGCACGTGCGCGAGCTCGGTGAGAACCCCAAGCTCATGCTGCTGGGGCTGGGCTTGGGTGGTGCGGCCGTGTTGGCACATATGGTCGGACGGATCTTCGGACAGCCGGTATCGCTGGGTGCGTTGGCGGCGGCTCAGCTCGGCGTGCCCATCGCGGCGGCCGCGATCGGCGAACAGCAACAATCATTACTGCACGGTGAGGCCGCGGCACTCATCTTGGGGGCGCTGGTCACGATCGTCGCGGCAACGCTGGGCGGCTCGCTCTACGCGAAGACGTCTATCCGGAATCAGCCAGGGGTGGCGAAACCTGAAGGCCCTCGCGGGGGCTCGGACGGTTCTGACGCTGCCGATGCTGCGGGTGGTCCGGCCCAGCCCACCGGCGGGACAGGCAACGGCGCCGCAGGGTAG